A genomic region of Arachis hypogaea cultivar Tifrunner chromosome 5, arahy.Tifrunner.gnm2.J5K5, whole genome shotgun sequence contains the following coding sequences:
- the LOC112802784 gene encoding ABC transporter B family member 28 isoform X1: protein MSLKILQTTFSSSSSSLLVPNSMALSLSHSPLRFPCSHSSLKPKLALSLPRSSFSPTLSFSPASNVKFTTATPSAYVTGPGSDPIFAELDPKLDGSGQDKPNTPPKVISWGLLWMLLMKHKLRLILSLATLIACSTCTLSMPIFSGRFFEVLIGVRPEPLWKLLSQIGVLYAMEPLLTVIFVVNMNTVWEKVMSTLRAQIFGRILIQKVEFFDKYKVGELTGLLTSDLGSLKDIVSENVSRDRGFRALSEVIGTIFILFSLSPQLAPLLGILMLTVSVSVAVYKRSTFPVFKAHGLAQASIADCVSETFSAIRTVRSFGGEKRQMFTFAKQVLSFQSSGIKLGTFKSFNESMTRVAVYISLISLYCLGGNKGELSVGAMASFIGYTFTLTFAVQGLVNTFGDLRGAFAAVDRINSVLSGVQVDDSLAYGLERELRQQKAVDDEKYKLFFSNSSTEKNQMHYMSALKTSSNLFSLAWSGDVCLEDVYFSYPLRPDVEILRGLNLKLNCGTVTALVGSSGAGKSTIVQLLARFYEPARGCITVAGEDVRTFDKSEWARVVSIVNQEPVLFSVSVGENIAYGLPDENVSKEDVIKAAKAANAHDFIISLPQGYDTLVGERGGLLSGGQRQRIAIARAILKNAPILILDEATSALDAVSERLVQEALNHLMKGRTTLVIAHRLSTVQNAHQIALCSEGRIAELGTHFELLAKKGQYASLVSTQRLAFE, encoded by the exons ATGTCTTTAAAAATTCTTCAgacaacattttcttcttcttcttcttcgcttcTTGTTCCAAATTCCATggcgctctctctctctcacagtcCTCTTCGTTTTCCATGTTCTCATTCTTCTCTCAAACCGAAGCTCGCTTTATCTCTCCCTCGCTCTTCTTTCTCACccactctctccttctctcctgcTTCCAATGTCAAGTTCACCACTGCCACACCAAGTGCCTACGTCACAGGCCCCGGCTCGGATCCAATCTTCGCTGAACTGGATCCAAAGCTTGACGGGTCGGGTCAGGATAAACCCAACACCCCACCCAAGGTCATAAGCTGGGGGTTGCTATGGATGCTTCTCATGAAGCACAAGCTGAGGCTGATTCTTTCGCTTGCAACTCTCATTGCTTGCTCCACATGCACTCTTTCCATGCCCATTTTTTCTG GGCGGTTTTTTGAAGTCCTTATTGGTGTTAGACCAGAGCCATTGTGGAAGTTGCTCAGTCAAATTGGAGTGCTGTATGCAATGGAGCCACTTTTAACCGTTATTTTTGTTGTAAACATGAACACTGTATGGGAGAAAGTTATGTCAACTCTTAGAGCTCAGATCTTTGGCAGAATATTGATTCAAAAG GTTGAATTTTTCGACAAATACAAG GTTGGAGAACTCACTGGTTTGTTAACATCTGATCTGGGTTCCCTTAAAGATATTGTGAGCGAGAATGTCTCAAGGGATCGCGGTTTCAGGGCATTATCTGAG GTCATTGGGACAATAttcattcttttttctttatccCCTCAGCTAGCCCCACTTCTTGGTATTCTGATGCTCACGGTTTCTGTCTCAGTCG CTGTCTACAAGAGATCAACATTTCCTGTTTTCAAAGCACATGGGTTGGCCCAAGCATCAATAGCTGATTGTGTATCAGAAACATTCTCTGCTATTCGAACA GTAAGATCTTTTGGTGGTGAAAAGCGGCAGATGTTTACATTTGCTAAACAG GTTCTGTCTTTCCAGTCAAGTGGGATAAAGCTTGGTACTTTCAAATCATTTAATGAATCTATGACCAGGGTTGCTGTTTATATCTCTTTGATTTCATTATATTGTCTTGGAGGGAACAAA GGTGAGCTCTCTGTCGGAGCTATGGCATCTTTTATTGGATATACTTTCACTTTAACATTTGCT GTTCAAGGACTGGTTAATACCTTTGGGGATCTTCGAGGAGCTTTTGCGGCCGTTGACAGGATCAACTCTGTTTTATCTGGAGTTCAAGTTGATGATTCTCTTGCCTATGGCTTAGAAAGAGAACTAAGGCAACAGAAAGCAGTGGATGATGAGAAATATAAATTATTCTTCTCTAATAGTTCAACTGAGAAAAACCAAATGCATTACATGTCGGCACTAAAAACATCTAGCAATTTGTTTAGCTTGGCTTGGTCTGGAGATGTTTGTCTTGAAG ATGTCTATTTCTCTTATCCTTTAAGGCCAGATGTGGAAATCTTACGTGGgttaaatttaaaactaaattgtGGAACTGTAACTGCACTGGTAGGTTCTAGTGGCGCAGGCAAAAGTACCATAGTGCAGCTATTGGCTAGATTCTATGAG CCAGCAAGAGGTTGCATAACGGTTGCGGGAGAGGATGTAAGAACATTTGACAAGAGCGAATGGGCCCGGGTTGTCTCTATTGTAAATCAA GAGCCTGTTCTCTTCTCGGTGTCGGTTGGAGAAAATATTGCATATGGTCTTCCAGATGAGAATGTTTCTAAGGAGGATGTCATTAAGGCAGCAAAAGCTGCCAATGCTCATGATTTTATCATCTCACTTCCACAG GGCTATGATACACTTGTTGGTGAGCGTGGAGGCCTATTGAGTGGAGGACAGAGGCAG AGAATCGCCATAGCCCGAGCTATCTTAAAGAATGCTCCAATCCTTATACTGGACGAG GCCACGAGTGCGCTGGATGCTGTCAGCGAGCGGCTGGTACAAGAAGCTCTCAACCATTTGATGAAAGGGAGGACGACACTAGTTATAGCTCATCGATTAAGCACGGTTCAAAATGCTCATCAAATTGCGCTTTGTTCCGAAGGGAGGATCGCGGAACTAGGCACACATTTTGAGCTATTGGCTAAGAAGGGCCAATATGCTTCCCTGGTTAGCACTCAGAGGCTTGCATTTGAATGA
- the LOC112802784 gene encoding ABC transporter B family member 28 isoform X4: MSLKILQTTFSSSSSSLLVPNSMALSLSHSPLRFPCSHSSLKPKLALSLPRSSFSPTLSFSPASNVKFTTATPSAYVTGPGSDPIFAELDPKLDGSGQDKPNTPPKVISWGLLWMLLMKHKLRLILSLATLIACSTCTLSMPIFSGRFFEVLIGVRPEPLWKLLSQIGVLYAMEPLLTVIFVVNMNTVWEKVMSTLRAQIFGRILIQKVEFFDKYKVGELTGLLTSDLGSLKDIVSENVSRDRGFRALSEVIGTIFILFSLSPQLAPLLGILMLTVSVSVAVYKRSTFPVFKAHGLAQASIADCVSETFSAIRTVRSFGGEKRQMFTFAKQVLSFQSSGIKLGTFKSFNESMTRVAVYISLISLYCLGGNKVKAGELSVGAMASFIGYTFTLTFAVQGLVNTFGDLRGAFAAVDRINSVLSGVQVDDSLAYGLERELRQQKAVDDEKYKLFFSNSSTEKNQMHYMSALKTSSNLFSLAWSGDVCLEDVYFSYPLRPDVEILRGLNLKLNCGTVTALVGSSGAGKSTIVQLLARFYEPARGCITVAGEDVRTFDKSEWARVVSIVNQEPVLFSVSVGENIAYGLPDENVSKEDVIKAAKAANAHDFIISLPQGYDTLVGERGGLLSGGQRESP; encoded by the exons ATGTCTTTAAAAATTCTTCAgacaacattttcttcttcttcttcttcgcttcTTGTTCCAAATTCCATggcgctctctctctctcacagtcCTCTTCGTTTTCCATGTTCTCATTCTTCTCTCAAACCGAAGCTCGCTTTATCTCTCCCTCGCTCTTCTTTCTCACccactctctccttctctcctgcTTCCAATGTCAAGTTCACCACTGCCACACCAAGTGCCTACGTCACAGGCCCCGGCTCGGATCCAATCTTCGCTGAACTGGATCCAAAGCTTGACGGGTCGGGTCAGGATAAACCCAACACCCCACCCAAGGTCATAAGCTGGGGGTTGCTATGGATGCTTCTCATGAAGCACAAGCTGAGGCTGATTCTTTCGCTTGCAACTCTCATTGCTTGCTCCACATGCACTCTTTCCATGCCCATTTTTTCTG GGCGGTTTTTTGAAGTCCTTATTGGTGTTAGACCAGAGCCATTGTGGAAGTTGCTCAGTCAAATTGGAGTGCTGTATGCAATGGAGCCACTTTTAACCGTTATTTTTGTTGTAAACATGAACACTGTATGGGAGAAAGTTATGTCAACTCTTAGAGCTCAGATCTTTGGCAGAATATTGATTCAAAAG GTTGAATTTTTCGACAAATACAAG GTTGGAGAACTCACTGGTTTGTTAACATCTGATCTGGGTTCCCTTAAAGATATTGTGAGCGAGAATGTCTCAAGGGATCGCGGTTTCAGGGCATTATCTGAG GTCATTGGGACAATAttcattcttttttctttatccCCTCAGCTAGCCCCACTTCTTGGTATTCTGATGCTCACGGTTTCTGTCTCAGTCG CTGTCTACAAGAGATCAACATTTCCTGTTTTCAAAGCACATGGGTTGGCCCAAGCATCAATAGCTGATTGTGTATCAGAAACATTCTCTGCTATTCGAACA GTAAGATCTTTTGGTGGTGAAAAGCGGCAGATGTTTACATTTGCTAAACAG GTTCTGTCTTTCCAGTCAAGTGGGATAAAGCTTGGTACTTTCAAATCATTTAATGAATCTATGACCAGGGTTGCTGTTTATATCTCTTTGATTTCATTATATTGTCTTGGAGGGAACAAAGTTAAGGCG GGTGAGCTCTCTGTCGGAGCTATGGCATCTTTTATTGGATATACTTTCACTTTAACATTTGCT GTTCAAGGACTGGTTAATACCTTTGGGGATCTTCGAGGAGCTTTTGCGGCCGTTGACAGGATCAACTCTGTTTTATCTGGAGTTCAAGTTGATGATTCTCTTGCCTATGGCTTAGAAAGAGAACTAAGGCAACAGAAAGCAGTGGATGATGAGAAATATAAATTATTCTTCTCTAATAGTTCAACTGAGAAAAACCAAATGCATTACATGTCGGCACTAAAAACATCTAGCAATTTGTTTAGCTTGGCTTGGTCTGGAGATGTTTGTCTTGAAG ATGTCTATTTCTCTTATCCTTTAAGGCCAGATGTGGAAATCTTACGTGGgttaaatttaaaactaaattgtGGAACTGTAACTGCACTGGTAGGTTCTAGTGGCGCAGGCAAAAGTACCATAGTGCAGCTATTGGCTAGATTCTATGAG CCAGCAAGAGGTTGCATAACGGTTGCGGGAGAGGATGTAAGAACATTTGACAAGAGCGAATGGGCCCGGGTTGTCTCTATTGTAAATCAA GAGCCTGTTCTCTTCTCGGTGTCGGTTGGAGAAAATATTGCATATGGTCTTCCAGATGAGAATGTTTCTAAGGAGGATGTCATTAAGGCAGCAAAAGCTGCCAATGCTCATGATTTTATCATCTCACTTCCACAG GGCTATGATACACTTGTTGGTGAGCGTGGAGGCCTATTGAGTGGAGGACAGAG AGAATCGCCATAG
- the LOC112802784 gene encoding ABC transporter B family member 28 isoform X2 encodes MSLKILQTTFSSSSSSLLVPNSMALSLSHSPLRFPCSHSSLKPKLALSLPRSSFSPTLSFSPASNVKFTTATPSAYVTGPGSDPIFAELDPKLDGSGQDKPNTPPKVISWGLLWMLLMKHKLRLILSLATLIACSTCTLSMPIFSGRFFEVLIGVRPEPLWKLLSQIGVLYAMEPLLTVIFVVNMNTVWEKVMSTLRAQIFGRILIQKVEFFDKYKVGELTGLLTSDLGSLKDIVSENVSRDRGFRALSEVIGTIFILFSLSPQLAPLLGILMLTVSVSVAVYKRSTFPVFKAHGLAQASIADCVSETFSAIRTVRSFGGEKRQMFTFAKQVLSFQSSGIKLGTFKSFNESMTRVAVYISLISLYCLGGNKVKAGELSVGAMASFIGYTFTLTFAVQGLVNTFGDLRGAFAAVDRINSVLSGVQVDDSLAYGLERELRQQKAVDDEKYKLFFSNSSTEKNQMHYMSALKTSSNLFSLAWSGDVCLEDVYFSYPLRPDVEILRGLNLKLNCGTVTALVGSSGAGKSTIVQLLARFYEPARGCITVAGEDVRTFDKSEWARVVSIVNQEPVLFSVSVGENIAYGLPDENVSKEDVIKAAKAANAHDFIISLPQGYDTLVGERGGLLSGGQRQRIAIARAILKNAPILILDEATSALDAVSERLVQEALNHLMKGRTTLVIAHRLSTVQNAHQIALCSEGRIAELGTHFELLAKKGQYASLVSTQRLAFE; translated from the exons ATGTCTTTAAAAATTCTTCAgacaacattttcttcttcttcttcttcgcttcTTGTTCCAAATTCCATggcgctctctctctctcacagtcCTCTTCGTTTTCCATGTTCTCATTCTTCTCTCAAACCGAAGCTCGCTTTATCTCTCCCTCGCTCTTCTTTCTCACccactctctccttctctcctgcTTCCAATGTCAAGTTCACCACTGCCACACCAAGTGCCTACGTCACAGGCCCCGGCTCGGATCCAATCTTCGCTGAACTGGATCCAAAGCTTGACGGGTCGGGTCAGGATAAACCCAACACCCCACCCAAGGTCATAAGCTGGGGGTTGCTATGGATGCTTCTCATGAAGCACAAGCTGAGGCTGATTCTTTCGCTTGCAACTCTCATTGCTTGCTCCACATGCACTCTTTCCATGCCCATTTTTTCTG GGCGGTTTTTTGAAGTCCTTATTGGTGTTAGACCAGAGCCATTGTGGAAGTTGCTCAGTCAAATTGGAGTGCTGTATGCAATGGAGCCACTTTTAACCGTTATTTTTGTTGTAAACATGAACACTGTATGGGAGAAAGTTATGTCAACTCTTAGAGCTCAGATCTTTGGCAGAATATTGATTCAAAAG GTTGAATTTTTCGACAAATACAAG GTTGGAGAACTCACTGGTTTGTTAACATCTGATCTGGGTTCCCTTAAAGATATTGTGAGCGAGAATGTCTCAAGGGATCGCGGTTTCAGGGCATTATCTGAG GTCATTGGGACAATAttcattcttttttctttatccCCTCAGCTAGCCCCACTTCTTGGTATTCTGATGCTCACGGTTTCTGTCTCAGTCG CTGTCTACAAGAGATCAACATTTCCTGTTTTCAAAGCACATGGGTTGGCCCAAGCATCAATAGCTGATTGTGTATCAGAAACATTCTCTGCTATTCGAACA GTAAGATCTTTTGGTGGTGAAAAGCGGCAGATGTTTACATTTGCTAAACAG GTTCTGTCTTTCCAGTCAAGTGGGATAAAGCTTGGTACTTTCAAATCATTTAATGAATCTATGACCAGGGTTGCTGTTTATATCTCTTTGATTTCATTATATTGTCTTGGAGGGAACAAAGTTAAGGCG GGTGAGCTCTCTGTCGGAGCTATGGCATCTTTTATTGGATATACTTTCACTTTAACATTTGCT GTTCAAGGACTGGTTAATACCTTTGGGGATCTTCGAGGAGCTTTTGCGGCCGTTGACAGGATCAACTCTGTTTTATCTGGAGTTCAAGTTGATGATTCTCTTGCCTATGGCTTAGAAAGAGAACTAAGGCAACAGAAAGCAGTGGATGATGAGAAATATAAATTATTCTTCTCTAATAGTTCAACTGAGAAAAACCAAATGCATTACATGTCGGCACTAAAAACATCTAGCAATTTGTTTAGCTTGGCTTGGTCTGGAGATGTTTGTCTTGAAG ATGTCTATTTCTCTTATCCTTTAAGGCCAGATGTGGAAATCTTACGTGGgttaaatttaaaactaaattgtGGAACTGTAACTGCACTGGTAGGTTCTAGTGGCGCAGGCAAAAGTACCATAGTGCAGCTATTGGCTAGATTCTATGAG CCAGCAAGAGGTTGCATAACGGTTGCGGGAGAGGATGTAAGAACATTTGACAAGAGCGAATGGGCCCGGGTTGTCTCTATTGTAAATCAA GAGCCTGTTCTCTTCTCGGTGTCGGTTGGAGAAAATATTGCATATGGTCTTCCAGATGAGAATGTTTCTAAGGAGGATGTCATTAAGGCAGCAAAAGCTGCCAATGCTCATGATTTTATCATCTCACTTCCACAG GGCTATGATACACTTGTTGGTGAGCGTGGAGGCCTATTGAGTGGAGGACAGAGGCAG AGAATCGCCATAGCCCGAGCTATCTTAAAGAATGCTCCAATCCTTATACTGGACGAG GCCACGAGTGCGCTGGATGCTGTCAGCGAGCGGCTGGTACAAGAAGCTCTCAACCATTTGATGAAAGGGAGGACGACACTAGTTATAGCTCATCGATTAAGCACGGTTCAAAATGCTCATCAAATTGCGCTTTGTTCCGAAGGGAGGATCGCGGAACTAGGCACACATTTTGAGCTATTGGCTAAGAAGGGCCAATATGCTTCCCTGGTTAGCACTCAGAGGCTTGCATTTGAATGA
- the LOC112802784 gene encoding ABC transporter B family member 28 isoform X3, translating to MSLKILQTTFSSSSSSLLVPNSMALSLSHSPLRFPCSHSSLKPKLALSLPRSSFSPTLSFSPASNVKFTTATPSAYVTGPGSDPIFAELDPKLDGSGQDKPNTPPKVISWGLLWMLLMKHKLRLILSLATLIACSTCTLSMPIFSGRFFEVLIGVRPEPLWKLLSQIGVLYAMEPLLTVIFVVNMNTVWEKVMSTLRAQIFGRILIQKVEFFDKYKVGELTGLLTSDLGSLKDIVSENVSRDRGFRALSEVIGTIFILFSLSPQLAPLLGILMLTVSVSVAVYKRSTFPVFKAHGLAQASIADCVSETFSAIRTVRSFGGEKRQMFTFAKQGELSVGAMASFIGYTFTLTFAVQGLVNTFGDLRGAFAAVDRINSVLSGVQVDDSLAYGLERELRQQKAVDDEKYKLFFSNSSTEKNQMHYMSALKTSSNLFSLAWSGDVCLEDVYFSYPLRPDVEILRGLNLKLNCGTVTALVGSSGAGKSTIVQLLARFYEPARGCITVAGEDVRTFDKSEWARVVSIVNQEPVLFSVSVGENIAYGLPDENVSKEDVIKAAKAANAHDFIISLPQGYDTLVGERGGLLSGGQRQRIAIARAILKNAPILILDEATSALDAVSERLVQEALNHLMKGRTTLVIAHRLSTVQNAHQIALCSEGRIAELGTHFELLAKKGQYASLVSTQRLAFE from the exons ATGTCTTTAAAAATTCTTCAgacaacattttcttcttcttcttcttcgcttcTTGTTCCAAATTCCATggcgctctctctctctcacagtcCTCTTCGTTTTCCATGTTCTCATTCTTCTCTCAAACCGAAGCTCGCTTTATCTCTCCCTCGCTCTTCTTTCTCACccactctctccttctctcctgcTTCCAATGTCAAGTTCACCACTGCCACACCAAGTGCCTACGTCACAGGCCCCGGCTCGGATCCAATCTTCGCTGAACTGGATCCAAAGCTTGACGGGTCGGGTCAGGATAAACCCAACACCCCACCCAAGGTCATAAGCTGGGGGTTGCTATGGATGCTTCTCATGAAGCACAAGCTGAGGCTGATTCTTTCGCTTGCAACTCTCATTGCTTGCTCCACATGCACTCTTTCCATGCCCATTTTTTCTG GGCGGTTTTTTGAAGTCCTTATTGGTGTTAGACCAGAGCCATTGTGGAAGTTGCTCAGTCAAATTGGAGTGCTGTATGCAATGGAGCCACTTTTAACCGTTATTTTTGTTGTAAACATGAACACTGTATGGGAGAAAGTTATGTCAACTCTTAGAGCTCAGATCTTTGGCAGAATATTGATTCAAAAG GTTGAATTTTTCGACAAATACAAG GTTGGAGAACTCACTGGTTTGTTAACATCTGATCTGGGTTCCCTTAAAGATATTGTGAGCGAGAATGTCTCAAGGGATCGCGGTTTCAGGGCATTATCTGAG GTCATTGGGACAATAttcattcttttttctttatccCCTCAGCTAGCCCCACTTCTTGGTATTCTGATGCTCACGGTTTCTGTCTCAGTCG CTGTCTACAAGAGATCAACATTTCCTGTTTTCAAAGCACATGGGTTGGCCCAAGCATCAATAGCTGATTGTGTATCAGAAACATTCTCTGCTATTCGAACA GTAAGATCTTTTGGTGGTGAAAAGCGGCAGATGTTTACATTTGCTAAACAG GGTGAGCTCTCTGTCGGAGCTATGGCATCTTTTATTGGATATACTTTCACTTTAACATTTGCT GTTCAAGGACTGGTTAATACCTTTGGGGATCTTCGAGGAGCTTTTGCGGCCGTTGACAGGATCAACTCTGTTTTATCTGGAGTTCAAGTTGATGATTCTCTTGCCTATGGCTTAGAAAGAGAACTAAGGCAACAGAAAGCAGTGGATGATGAGAAATATAAATTATTCTTCTCTAATAGTTCAACTGAGAAAAACCAAATGCATTACATGTCGGCACTAAAAACATCTAGCAATTTGTTTAGCTTGGCTTGGTCTGGAGATGTTTGTCTTGAAG ATGTCTATTTCTCTTATCCTTTAAGGCCAGATGTGGAAATCTTACGTGGgttaaatttaaaactaaattgtGGAACTGTAACTGCACTGGTAGGTTCTAGTGGCGCAGGCAAAAGTACCATAGTGCAGCTATTGGCTAGATTCTATGAG CCAGCAAGAGGTTGCATAACGGTTGCGGGAGAGGATGTAAGAACATTTGACAAGAGCGAATGGGCCCGGGTTGTCTCTATTGTAAATCAA GAGCCTGTTCTCTTCTCGGTGTCGGTTGGAGAAAATATTGCATATGGTCTTCCAGATGAGAATGTTTCTAAGGAGGATGTCATTAAGGCAGCAAAAGCTGCCAATGCTCATGATTTTATCATCTCACTTCCACAG GGCTATGATACACTTGTTGGTGAGCGTGGAGGCCTATTGAGTGGAGGACAGAGGCAG AGAATCGCCATAGCCCGAGCTATCTTAAAGAATGCTCCAATCCTTATACTGGACGAG GCCACGAGTGCGCTGGATGCTGTCAGCGAGCGGCTGGTACAAGAAGCTCTCAACCATTTGATGAAAGGGAGGACGACACTAGTTATAGCTCATCGATTAAGCACGGTTCAAAATGCTCATCAAATTGCGCTTTGTTCCGAAGGGAGGATCGCGGAACTAGGCACACATTTTGAGCTATTGGCTAAGAAGGGCCAATATGCTTCCCTGGTTAGCACTCAGAGGCTTGCATTTGAATGA